The Streptomyces sp. V3I7 genome segment CGCTTCCATGCCTGGCTGGAGACCCTGGCTCGCGGCACGCCACCGTAGACGGCGGTCTTCGGCGCTCCGGTGTCGTCCCGGTTGAGGTTGCTGGGCGGGACGGTCTGCAGGGCGTGCACGTCCAGGAAGATGCGGTTCACGAGGCGTCCTTGTCGTCCGGGTCGAGGTGGGTGTCGGTGCGTGCGGGGTCGGCGCCGGGCGTGCGGGGCCGGCTGTGGAAGGAGCGGCCCCAGTCGCGGCGGACGGCGTCGGCGCCGCCGGGCCACTGCCAGGTGTAGAGCTGTCCGGCGAGGAGTCCGTAGTCGAGGGGGATGTCGGAGCGGCGCAGCAGGACGACGAGGTCGCGCAGCCGCTGGGACAGGACGGTCAGGTCGGGGGCGGTTCCCGCGCGGACGAGGCGTTTGAGGGCGGGTTCGTCGATGCCGCCGGCCGGCATGAGGTTGCGTACGGCGTAGCCGAGTCCGCGGGGCTGTTCGGGCTGGTGTGGGCGGTGCATGCGCGCGGGTCGGGACTGCTGGTGGAGCGCCCACAGGGTGAGGGCCGTGTAGAGGGCGCCTTCGGCGCGGGTGAGTTCGAGTTCGTTCAGGGGACCGTGGTCGTCGTCGCCCTCGTGGAGCGGGCCGGTGTCGACCAGGCTCCACAGGTCGGGCATCGCGCTGGCCGGCCGGCCGGCACCGCGGCGCAACCGGGCGAGCGCGGCAACGTGGTGGGCTTGGTCGCGGAGGTATCCCTCCTGCCAGAGCGTGATTCGGGAGGCGGCGAGCCGGGCGATCCGGGTACGGGTCGCCGCCGGAGTCGGGGCCGGTGCGGTGGTCATGCACGTACCTCCGTACGGGATGAGTCAGGCTTGGGCAGATGATGTGGCGGCCGCAGCCTCGCCCGCGTCTTGCAGGGCGCTGCCGGCCGGGATGGCGCGTGCCAGACGGGCACGGAACCAGGTCTCGGCGAGGCCGGCGTTCAGCCACACGGTGCTCTTCTTGTCGGTGACGGTCTTGCCCTGCCAGGCGGCGTTCCCGGCGTTTTCGACGAGTCGGTGCGCGAGCTGGGTGATCAGGCGCCGCAGGGTGTGCTGCCATGCCGTGCGGTGGGCGAAGGGATCGTCCACGGCGGCCATCTCGATGAGCCACTGCCGGTAGGGCTCTTCCAGGGCTGAGAATCCGGTGGCCTTGGCGGTGTCCGAAGGTCCCTGAGGGTCGCTGCCGGCGGCACGGGCGAGGTCGGCGGCGAGGTCACCCAGTGCCTTCACCGCGCGGTCGGCGTCCTCTGCGGCGGCCACAGCCTGCCGGGCGAAGGTGCGGTCCTGGCGGTGGAGCAGGACGACCGGCATCGTCAGGCGGTCGTCGATGAGGTCGTCGACCACGGACTGCTGGGTTCCGTAGACAGCGCCGACGACTCTGGCTCGCACGAGGTAGTTGCGCGGCAGGCACCTGCTGGTGACCAGGTAGGCGAGCCATTCCAGCACACCGGGGCGCAGGAAGGCGGCTGCGTCCTGTCCTTGCCCGGCTTCCGTGCGGTCCGCGACGAGAGAGGCCAACCCTCGCCAGGCGGAGCAGGACGGGGTGTGCTCCCGGGGCAGATAGACGGGGGAACGGCGCAGTTTCTTCTCCTGGGCGGTACTGCGCCGCCAGGCTGTCATCGGTTCGCGTTGGTGGGTATTGCGTGAGGCGAGCGGGTCGCCGTATCCGAGGACGACGCCGTGCACGGCGTCGCCGTCATGGTGCAGGCGCACGCGGCGCGACTGCCAGGTGTACAGATCGCGTGGGCCGGTGGCGGGGCGTTCGGC includes the following:
- the casB gene encoding type I-E CRISPR-associated protein Cse2/CasB yields the protein MTTAPAPTPAATRTRIARLAASRITLWQEGYLRDQAHHVAALARLRRGAGRPASAMPDLWSLVDTGPLHEGDDDHGPLNELELTRAEGALYTALTLWALHQQSRPARMHRPHQPEQPRGLGYAVRNLMPAGGIDEPALKRLVRAGTAPDLTVLSQRLRDLVVLLRRSDIPLDYGLLAGQLYTWQWPGGADAVRRDWGRSFHSRPRTPGADPARTDTHLDPDDKDAS
- the casA gene encoding type I-E CRISPR-associated protein Cse1/CasA; this translates as MTTPVSFDLTSRPWIGVLAADGTCVEVSLRDVFTRAGRIRRVVGDIPTQEFALLRLLLAVAHDALDGPRDVEDWDELWADEDCFAPIETYLDQHRDRFDLLHPATPFFQTAGLRTEKDEIFPLARIVADVPNGEPFFTARMPGVERLTYAEAARWVVHAHAYDTSGIKTGVAGDDRVKGGKVYPLGTGWAGGLGGVFAEGDTLRETLLLNLVATDTQEMDFLPDDRPAWRREPSGPGGAERPATGPRDLYTWQSRRVRLHHDGDAVHGVVLGYGDPLASRNTHQREPMTAWRRSTAQEKKLRRSPVYLPREHTPSCSAWRGLASLVADRTEAGQGQDAAAFLRPGVLEWLAYLVTSRCLPRNYLVRARVVGAVYGTQQSVVDDLIDDRLTMPVVLLHRQDRTFARQAVAAAEDADRAVKALGDLAADLARAAGSDPQGPSDTAKATGFSALEEPYRQWLIEMAAVDDPFAHRTAWQHTLRRLITQLAHRLVENAGNAAWQGKTVTDKKSTVWLNAGLAETWFRARLARAIPAGSALQDAGEAAAATSSAQA